One Bradyrhizobium zhanjiangense DNA segment encodes these proteins:
- a CDS encoding methionine ABC transporter ATP-binding protein, translating into MKATTMNAHQSLAIGQPIQTPEAISPAATELDAMVRFAGISKTYPAYRGKPGVNALQDIDFAIPRGSITGVIGRSGAGKSSLVRLINGLEKPTTGCVIVDNRDISALAGRELRLAQRSIGMIFQHFNLLSSRTAADNIALPLEIAGWGKADIKARVAELLALVGIADKHDRYPSELSGGQKQRVGIARALATRPSVLLSDEATSALDPQTTRAILDLLANINRELGVTIVLITHEMSVVRQLAKEVVVLDAGRVVESGDVADIFTHPRHPITQSFLAEVIGDSLPVSLASRIVSEPVAGGQVVIRVQVRGAGAGDTLVARLARELGLDVALLSARIDEISGQHVGSLVLGIPFGMSGGEDAATRTLAWLSQYQFPAERLGHVA; encoded by the coding sequence ATGAAGGCCACCACCATGAACGCCCACCAATCGCTTGCGATCGGACAGCCGATCCAGACGCCTGAAGCGATTTCGCCTGCCGCGACCGAGCTGGACGCGATGGTCCGTTTCGCCGGCATCTCAAAGACCTATCCAGCCTATCGCGGCAAGCCCGGCGTCAACGCTCTGCAAGACATCGACTTCGCGATTCCGCGCGGTTCCATCACCGGCGTGATCGGCCGCTCCGGCGCCGGCAAGTCGAGCCTGGTCCGGCTGATCAACGGGCTGGAGAAGCCGACCACGGGCTGCGTCATCGTCGACAACAGGGATATCTCGGCGCTCGCAGGGCGCGAATTGCGGCTGGCGCAGCGCTCGATCGGCATGATCTTCCAGCACTTCAACCTGCTGTCGTCGCGCACGGCGGCTGACAACATCGCGCTGCCGCTCGAGATCGCCGGGTGGGGGAAGGCCGACATCAAGGCTCGTGTCGCCGAGCTGCTCGCGCTGGTCGGCATCGCCGACAAGCACGACCGCTATCCCTCGGAACTCTCCGGCGGCCAGAAGCAGCGCGTCGGCATCGCGCGGGCGCTGGCGACGCGGCCGAGCGTGCTGCTGTCGGACGAGGCGACCTCCGCGCTCGATCCGCAGACCACACGCGCGATCCTCGATCTGCTCGCCAATATCAACCGCGAGCTCGGGGTGACCATCGTGCTGATCACCCACGAAATGTCGGTGGTGCGTCAGCTCGCGAAGGAGGTCGTGGTGCTTGATGCCGGCCGCGTGGTCGAGAGCGGCGATGTCGCCGACATCTTCACCCATCCCAGGCACCCGATCACGCAGTCCTTCCTGGCGGAGGTGATCGGCGACAGCCTGCCGGTGTCGCTGGCGAGCCGCATTGTTTCGGAGCCGGTCGCGGGTGGACAGGTCGTAATCCGCGTCCAGGTCCGCGGCGCCGGCGCCGGCGATACGCTGGTGGCGCGGCTCGCCCGAGAGCTCGGCCTCGACGTTGCACTGCTCTCGGCGCGCATCGACGAGATCAGCGGCCAGCACGTTGGCTCGCTCGTTCTCGGCATTCCTTTTGGCATGTCCGGCGGAGAGGACGCGGCGACGCGGACGCTCGCCTGGTTGTCTCAATATCAATTCCCGGCGGAGCGTCTCGGCCATGTCGCCTGA
- a CDS encoding DASS family sodium-coupled anion symporter, with protein sequence MTVSSQASEANGFRWKLIAPLVVWLAIYLWPVPSGLNVNQWHYFAVFAAVITGLILESMPVGAVGFIGLTVAGVAGYIDADPTKSLRWMLAGFAESTVWLIVGAFVFSIGYRKSQLGRRIALVLVQRLGRNTLGLGYAVAMSDFLLAPATPSNTARSGGIVYPIISNIPRIYGSEPGPTAGRIGTYVMWTAFAATAITSSLFFTALAPNAAALAIAKKTVGIEVSWSQWFVGFAPLGILLMVLVPLLSYLVCRPEVKRSPEISEWAAKELSAMGPMSRNEWIMLGLIVLAMFLWIAGSSPDIHVPVLGSNFVNATTVVFIVISLMLVTGVIEFADIVGEKSAWEVFFYFTSLLTLASGLNEIGFIKWFASEYAKPLAGLSPSTAMLLLVALFFWIHYFFSSITSHAAAVLPVVLAVGSGITDLPVTTLAMLCMYSLGLMGVISPYATGPAPMYFGSGYIGKGQFWGFGLIFGLLYFAGLLLIVLPWLQVH encoded by the coding sequence ATGACCGTTAGCTCACAGGCGTCTGAGGCGAACGGGTTTCGCTGGAAGCTGATCGCGCCCCTCGTGGTGTGGCTGGCGATCTATCTGTGGCCGGTGCCGTCGGGTCTCAATGTCAATCAGTGGCACTATTTTGCCGTGTTCGCGGCGGTCATCACCGGGCTCATCCTGGAATCGATGCCCGTCGGTGCAGTCGGGTTCATCGGTCTCACGGTCGCGGGCGTCGCCGGCTATATCGATGCCGATCCCACGAAATCGCTGCGCTGGATGCTGGCGGGATTTGCCGAGAGCACCGTATGGCTGATCGTCGGCGCCTTCGTGTTCTCGATCGGATATCGCAAGAGCCAGCTCGGCCGGCGCATTGCGCTGGTGCTGGTGCAGCGGCTCGGCCGCAACACGCTTGGCCTCGGCTATGCGGTCGCGATGTCGGACTTCCTGCTCGCGCCGGCGACTCCCTCGAACACCGCGCGCAGCGGCGGCATCGTCTATCCCATCATCAGCAACATCCCGCGCATCTATGGCTCCGAGCCGGGACCGACCGCCGGCAGGATCGGCACCTATGTGATGTGGACCGCCTTTGCGGCGACCGCGATCACGAGCTCGCTGTTCTTCACCGCGCTCGCACCCAATGCGGCAGCGCTTGCGATCGCCAAGAAGACGGTCGGAATCGAGGTGAGCTGGAGCCAGTGGTTCGTCGGCTTTGCGCCGCTCGGCATCCTCCTGATGGTGCTCGTGCCGCTGCTCAGCTATCTGGTGTGCCGTCCCGAGGTGAAGCGCAGCCCGGAAATCTCGGAATGGGCGGCGAAGGAGCTCAGCGCGATGGGCCCGATGTCGCGCAACGAATGGATCATGCTCGGCCTGATCGTGCTGGCGATGTTCCTGTGGATCGCGGGCTCGAGCCCGGACATCCACGTCCCCGTGCTCGGCTCGAACTTCGTCAACGCCACCACCGTCGTGTTCATCGTGATCTCATTGATGCTGGTGACCGGCGTGATCGAGTTTGCCGACATCGTCGGCGAGAAGAGCGCCTGGGAAGTGTTCTTCTATTTCACCTCGCTGCTGACGCTGGCCTCGGGCCTCAACGAGATCGGTTTCATCAAATGGTTCGCGAGCGAGTACGCCAAGCCGCTCGCGGGGCTGTCGCCATCGACCGCGATGCTGCTGCTGGTCGCGCTGTTCTTCTGGATCCACTATTTCTTCTCGAGCATCACCTCGCATGCCGCCGCCGTGCTGCCGGTGGTGCTGGCGGTCGGATCCGGCATCACTGATCTGCCGGTCACGACGCTCGCCATGCTCTGCATGTATTCGCTCGGCCTGATGGGCGTGATCTCGCCTTACGCGACGGGACCTGCGCCGATGTATTTCGGCAGCGGTTACATCGGCAAAGGCCAGTTCTGGGGCTTCGGCCTGATCTTCGGCCTGCTCTATTTCGCCGGCCTCCTGCTGATCGTGCTGCCCTGGTTGCAGGTCCACTGA